The DNA segment CGTCTTTTTTCTGTTCTAGCGGATCGATCTCGGGTTCCTCGGCCACGGCCGGGTCAGGTTCGCTTGCTGGGTCGTCGCTTGCCGGTTTGGTGGTGTCGGGGTTTGCCGGATCGCTTGCCGTTTTATCCGGAGTCTGTGACGGAGTTTTTTCTGGCAATGGATTTTTACCACCCAAAACGTCTCCCAGTAAACTACCCAAGGCACCGCCGACCTTGTCTTTTAATTTATCGTCGAGTTTTTCACGCGCTTTATCACGCAATTCCTGTTCGGCTTTGGCTCGTAAAAAAGCGCTGACATCCGGACGCACTTTGGGCGCTTGCAAGGTACCGGTAATCTTAACCGGGATGGTGGCCCCCACCAGTTCATCCAGACTGAGTTGCACTTCGTTGTTAAGGTTTGAGGCTTTGCGCTCCAATACATCCGCACTCACTTGATAATTAATGCTTTGATCCAGGGTGTTGAGATTACCTTTTCCTCGAATTCGCATACGCGGCATCACGGCCAGAAAGTCGTCATTTTGCAATACACCATTGCTTAATTTGGTGCTGGCTTGCAAGGTTTCAAAGGGTGTCTTTTTGGTGTCGGCAACATCGGTGACGGCTCGGTTTTTTAGCAACGACAAGGCATTGGCCACCGCGTAATTAATGTCAAAGCCTTCAAACACCCCGTTTTTGATGGTGAAGTTGGCGTCACCAAGCGCATTCTGTTGCATGGCGCCGACCGTATCGCCAAAAGTAGACAACTCGATACGCCCGGAGGTGGTTCCGGTCATCACCGCATTAGCCCACATGGCATCACCCAGCGCTTTGAGATCGATATTGGTGATGGTTTCGTTGGCTTGCAGTTTTGGACTTGGCCCGGAGACGTCCAGACGTATGTCACCCGAATACTGGCCACCAAAAAAATTGGCTTTTGACGGAAAAATGCGTAACTTGCCATCGAGCAGCTTGATGCCCGCTTCCAGATTGGTGGTTTCAATGTTGCCGATCAGCATCCGACCAATTTTTGCCGTGCCGCTCACATCCCAGTCACGCAGTGGGTCTTGTGGTATAGAAATGGCGGCCACCGTTGCCTGGCTACTGCTGTTGCCGTCTTTGTCTTTTAAGGCGTCGGCCTGTTTGGGGGGCAACAAGCGATTGGCGTCCAGGCTCGCGGCGGTGAGATCAAAACTGAGTTTTTTCTGTGCGAGATCATCGATGGCGGCCTTGCCTTGCCACGCGGTGCCATCGATCACCGCCCGCATGCCCTGCATGGCCAAACTGTTTTTGCTCACCCGATAATTACCATCCAGCGTCATGCTACTCCAGGCATCCGCAGACATCTTGGGTAACTCAATCCCGAGTTTTGGCGCCAGGGTTTTGGGCGAAAATTCTTGCAGCGATAATTTGCCCTGCAAAACAGGATCGTCTTGCAGCAATTGACGGCCTTGCACACTACCAGAAATATCCAGGTCATATACACCGGCGTTCAGATCCGGCGCGCTCAAGGTTTCCGTATTTAGGTCAAGGGTGGCATTTTTACCCGAAAACACCCCTGCGAAGTTCTTGTTTGGCCAAGGCTCTCCCGTCGCGGTGGTGTTGATGTTATAGCCTTGCATTGTCAGCACACGATCGAGCAAGTTCAATTGCTCACTCTTGAGTGTCGCTTGCAGGGTCTCGCCCGGTAAAGCGCTTCCGCTCAGGTCAATATTGATGTTGGCGCCCGGAATACGAATATCACCATCGGCCACACGTAAACTCGTCGCGACCAGTTTCCCTTTTGCCTGTTTGCCCAAACTCGGCATGTTTTGGATCTGGTAATCAATATCCGGTTGTTGTAATGAGATGATCCCTTCTGCGTAACGGATCTCGCTGGTGTCGACCGTGGCCTGAATATTCTCGGCTTGCACCGCTTCACCCTGCAAGGCGAGAGTTAACTCGGGCTCACTGAGAATAAAAGGATCGAATTGACTTAAACGCGTAATGCCTTTGACTTGCACCTGACCCTGCACTTGCGGATTTTCGAGACTGAATGCGATATCGCCATCCACACGGGTGGGCGTGCCGGGCTTGAGTTCGCCGGTCTCGAAGCGTTTCACCGTCACATCCAGGTTTTGCGAGTCTTTGGCGTCTTGCCAATGCAGGCTGGAATTTTTAACACTCAGTCCGGCGATCGACCCGGTAATACTCGCGGCGACCTCTTCGTCTGTTTGTTCATCGGAAATAAAGCGAGCCGCCATATCATCCCAGTTTGTAAC comes from the Gammaproteobacteria bacterium genome and includes:
- a CDS encoding AsmA family protein — encoded protein: VTNWDDMAARFISDEQTDEEVAASITGSIAGLSVKNSSLHWQDAKDSQNLDVTVKRFETGELKPGTPTRVDGDIAFSLENPQVQGQVQVKGITRLSQFDPFILSEPELTLALQGEAVQAENIQATVDTSEIRYAEGIISLQQPDIDYQIQNMPSLGKQAKGKLVATSLRVADGDIRIPGANINIDLSGSALPGETLQATLKSEQLNLLDRVLTMQGYNINTTATGEPWPNKNFAGVFSGKNATLDLNTETLSAPDLNAGVYDLDISGSVQGRQLLQDDPVLQGKLSLQEFSPKTLAPKLGIELPKMSADAWSSMTLDGNYRVSKNSLAMQGMRAVIDGTAWQGKAAIDDLAQKKLSFDLTAASLDANRLLPPKQADALKDKDGNSSSQATVAAISIPQDPLRDWDVSGTAKIGRMLIGNIETTNLEAGIKLLDGKLRIFPSKANFFGGQYSGDIRLDVSGPSPKLQANETITNIDLKALGDAMWANAVMTGTTSGRIELSTFGDTVGAMQQNALGDANFTIKNGVFEGFDINYAVANALSLLKNRAVTDVADTKKTPFETLQASTKLSNGVLQNDDFLAVMPRMRIRGKGNLNTLDQSINYQVSADVLERKASNLNNEVQLSLDELVGATIPVKITGTLQAPKVRPDVSAFLRAKAEQELRDKAREKLDDKLKDKVGGALGSLLGDVLGGKNPLPEKTPSQTPDKTASDPANPDTTKPASDDPASEPDPAVAEEPEIDPLEQKKDELEQKAKDKLKDLFGG